The proteins below come from a single Acidovorax sp. NCPPB 4044 genomic window:
- a CDS encoding efflux RND transporter periplasmic adaptor subunit: protein MNSSTTSISKKHLIAIAVVIAMGVGAGAFILKSGKPSTAGGDGHGHGAHAEEKGHGDGEHHGKGGGDGHGHDKGHEDGEHHEESQAKGPNGGSLFKEGDFSLEALLVEDGGEPRLRIWMSDKDKSLPAGTASVSATITRLTQETQKLTFTPEKGSWVSREVVAEPHAFEIEIIAQTATEPFMFVMSKEEGKVELTDAQIKAAAIGVDTASAATIKTALLLPGEIRLNEDRTSHVVPRLAGVVESVSANLGQVVKKGQILAAIASPMASEQRSELQTAQKRLALAKTTYDREKKLWEQKVSAEQDYLQAKQALSEAEVAVANAHQKLGALGLSGSSASGLNRLELRAPFDGVVIEKHISLGEAVKEDAAVFTISDLSKVWAEINVPAKDISQVRVGERVTIKATAFDASATGTVAFVGALIGEQTRTAKARVVLDNPKGAWRPGLFVNVEVVSEEASIPVTISADAVQSIGEKPVVFLKVNGGFIAQPVQLGRSDGKRVEVVRGLKAGMPYAAAGSFVVKSELGKGSAEHTH, encoded by the coding sequence ATGAACAGCAGCACAACCAGTATCAGCAAAAAGCACCTCATTGCCATCGCGGTCGTTATCGCCATGGGGGTTGGTGCGGGAGCCTTCATCTTGAAGAGCGGCAAGCCCAGCACAGCGGGCGGTGATGGCCATGGACATGGAGCACACGCGGAGGAGAAAGGCCATGGCGATGGTGAGCATCATGGAAAAGGTGGAGGTGATGGACACGGCCATGACAAAGGCCATGAGGATGGAGAGCACCACGAGGAGAGCCAGGCCAAGGGACCGAACGGCGGAAGCCTCTTCAAGGAAGGCGATTTCAGCCTGGAGGCGTTGCTCGTGGAAGACGGCGGGGAACCTCGGCTGCGCATCTGGATGTCCGACAAGGACAAATCGTTGCCTGCCGGGACTGCATCTGTTTCGGCAACGATCACTCGCCTGACGCAGGAAACACAAAAACTGACATTCACTCCTGAAAAAGGAAGTTGGGTGAGTCGGGAGGTGGTTGCAGAGCCGCATGCGTTCGAGATCGAAATCATTGCCCAGACGGCTACCGAACCGTTCATGTTCGTCATGAGCAAAGAAGAAGGCAAGGTCGAACTCACTGATGCCCAGATCAAAGCCGCCGCGATCGGAGTGGACACTGCCTCGGCAGCTACCATCAAAACGGCATTGCTGCTGCCGGGCGAAATCCGCCTCAATGAGGACCGGACATCGCATGTGGTCCCACGCCTGGCAGGCGTGGTGGAAAGCGTCAGCGCTAATCTGGGCCAGGTCGTCAAGAAGGGGCAGATCCTGGCCGCGATCGCCAGCCCTATGGCTTCCGAGCAACGCAGCGAACTGCAGACCGCTCAGAAACGCCTGGCTTTGGCCAAAACAACGTATGACCGCGAGAAGAAGCTCTGGGAGCAGAAAGTCTCGGCTGAACAGGACTACCTCCAGGCCAAGCAGGCCTTGAGCGAGGCCGAAGTTGCTGTTGCCAACGCCCATCAGAAGTTGGGCGCGCTCGGCCTCTCGGGATCCTCCGCTTCCGGGCTCAATCGGCTCGAACTGCGGGCGCCTTTCGATGGCGTCGTCATCGAGAAGCACATCAGCCTGGGCGAGGCGGTCAAGGAAGACGCGGCCGTCTTCACGATCTCTGATCTCAGCAAGGTGTGGGCCGAAATCAATGTTCCAGCCAAAGACATATCACAAGTGCGGGTCGGAGAAAGGGTGACCATCAAGGCCACAGCGTTTGATGCGTCCGCCACGGGCACTGTGGCCTTTGTCGGCGCGCTCATTGGCGAGCAGACGCGCACCGCCAAGGCGCGTGTCGTACTGGACAACCCCAAGGGTGCCTGGCGTCCGGGACTTTTTGTCAACGTGGAGGTCGTATCCGAAGAAGCCTCGATCCCTGTGACGATCTCTGCGGATGCGGTTCAAAGCATCGGCGAAAAGCCCGTGGTGTTTCTTAAGGTCAACGGCGGCTTCATCGCTCAGCCAGTGCAGTTGGGTCGCAGCGATGGCAAGCGGGTCGAGGTCGTCCGGGGCCTGAAGGCCGGTATGCCTTACGCGGCAGCAGGCAGTTTTGTCGTTAAGTCCGAACTCGGCAAGGGATCAGCCGAACACACGCACTGA
- a CDS encoding CusA/CzcA family heavy metal efflux RND transporter, translating into MFEKLIRFSIEQRWLVLLAVLAMAALGVFNYQKLPIDAVPDITNVQVQINTQASGYSPLETEQRVTYPIETVMAGLPNLEQTRSLSRYGLSQVTVIFKDGTDIYFARQLVNERIQEARDRLPAGITPAMGPISTGLGEIYLWTVETKDGAKKPDGTPYTATDLREIQDWIIKPQLRNVPGVTEINSIGGFAKEYQIAPSPERLASLGVTLQDIVTAIDRNNGNVGAGYIEKRGEQYLIRAPGQVRTLEDIGNVILSSANGVPVRIRDVAEVGIGRELRTGAATDNGREVVLGTVFMLIGENSRTVSQAVDKKMIEVNRSLPEGVHAVTVYDRTVLVDKAISTVKKNLLEGAILVIVILFLFLGNIRAAIITATVIPLSMLFTFTGMVSYKVSANLMSLGALDFGIIIDGAVVIVENCVRRLAHAQAHYGRPLTRAERFHEVFLASKESRRALLFGQLIIMVVYLPIFALTGVEGKMFHPMAFTVVAALVGAMILSVTFIPAAVALFIGNKVSEKENFLLGGAKRLYAPLLDRVMGAKAVVLSVAAVAVVLCGLIATRMGSEFVPNLNEGDFAIQALRIPGTSLSQSVAMQQQIEKTLKAKFPEIERIFARTGTAEIASDPMPPNISDGYIMLKPMSEWPEPRKTRDELLAAIQGVIGKIPGNNYEFSQPIQLRFNELISGVRSDVAVKIFGDDMDVLNKTAEEVSAMLQKIQGASEVKVEQTTGLPMLTVNIDRQKAARYGLNVADIQETVATAIGGREAGTLFEGDRRFDILVRLPETLRNDLEGMKRLPIPLPRSASGTEARTNFIPLGEVASFELAPGPNQVSRENGKRRIVVSANVRGRDVGSFVSDAEQGLAQIKIPTGYWTSWGGTFENLQSATRRLQIVVPASLLLVFVLLFAMFGNVKDGLLVFTGIPFALTGGILALWLRDIPMSISAAVGFIALSGVAVLNGLVMISYIRSLREEGVPLDTAIREGALTRLRPVLMTALVASLGFIPMAIATGTGAEVQRPLATVVIGGILSSTLLTLLVLPILYRLAHRPDEQDEDVSAEPTHPNAPSTV; encoded by the coding sequence ATGTTTGAAAAACTGATTCGATTCTCGATCGAGCAACGGTGGTTGGTACTGCTTGCCGTACTAGCCATGGCAGCGCTGGGTGTCTTCAATTACCAGAAGCTGCCGATCGATGCGGTACCTGACATCACGAATGTCCAGGTCCAGATCAACACGCAGGCGTCGGGCTACTCGCCGTTGGAGACCGAGCAGCGTGTGACCTACCCCATCGAGACAGTGATGGCAGGACTGCCCAACCTGGAGCAGACCCGCTCTCTCTCTCGCTACGGCCTGTCGCAGGTGACGGTGATCTTCAAGGACGGCACCGACATCTACTTCGCGCGTCAACTGGTCAATGAACGCATCCAGGAAGCGCGTGACCGGCTTCCGGCAGGCATCACGCCAGCAATGGGACCAATATCGACCGGATTGGGGGAAATCTACCTCTGGACCGTGGAGACCAAGGACGGCGCGAAGAAACCGGACGGCACTCCCTACACCGCCACCGACCTGCGCGAAATCCAGGACTGGATCATCAAGCCTCAGTTGCGCAACGTGCCGGGTGTCACGGAAATCAATTCCATCGGCGGGTTTGCCAAGGAATACCAGATTGCACCGTCGCCCGAGCGCCTCGCATCGCTGGGCGTCACGCTGCAGGACATCGTCACGGCGATCGATCGCAACAACGGCAACGTTGGTGCTGGGTACATCGAAAAGCGTGGCGAGCAGTACCTCATCCGCGCGCCTGGCCAGGTCCGCACTCTGGAGGACATCGGAAACGTCATCCTGAGCAGCGCCAATGGCGTACCCGTGCGTATTCGCGATGTGGCGGAAGTAGGCATCGGACGCGAGCTTCGCACGGGCGCGGCGACCGACAATGGCAGAGAGGTCGTCCTAGGCACCGTATTCATGCTGATCGGCGAGAACAGCCGTACCGTGTCCCAGGCCGTGGACAAAAAAATGATCGAGGTCAACCGCAGCCTGCCCGAGGGCGTACACGCGGTGACGGTCTACGACCGCACGGTCCTAGTGGACAAAGCGATCAGCACCGTCAAGAAGAACCTCTTGGAAGGCGCGATCCTCGTGATCGTCATCCTGTTTCTTTTCCTGGGCAACATCCGGGCGGCCATCATCACGGCAACCGTCATTCCGCTGTCCATGCTCTTTACCTTCACCGGGATGGTGTCGTACAAGGTCAGTGCGAACCTAATGAGCCTGGGCGCGCTGGACTTCGGCATCATCATCGACGGCGCCGTGGTGATCGTGGAGAACTGTGTGCGTCGCCTCGCCCATGCGCAGGCGCACTATGGCCGACCGCTCACGCGAGCAGAGCGTTTCCACGAGGTTTTCCTGGCCTCCAAGGAATCGCGCCGTGCCTTGCTGTTCGGCCAGCTCATCATCATGGTGGTGTACCTGCCGATCTTTGCGCTCACCGGCGTGGAGGGCAAGATGTTCCATCCAATGGCGTTCACCGTGGTGGCGGCCCTCGTCGGCGCGATGATTCTCTCGGTGACCTTCATTCCTGCGGCCGTCGCCCTGTTCATCGGCAACAAGGTCAGCGAGAAAGAAAACTTCTTGCTGGGCGGTGCCAAGCGCCTGTACGCGCCCTTGCTCGATCGGGTGATGGGCGCCAAGGCGGTGGTCTTGAGCGTTGCTGCTGTAGCCGTGGTCCTGTGCGGGCTCATAGCAACACGCATGGGCAGCGAATTCGTACCCAACCTCAACGAGGGCGATTTCGCCATACAGGCACTGCGAATTCCGGGCACCAGCCTCTCGCAGTCGGTGGCCATGCAGCAGCAGATCGAGAAAACGCTCAAGGCGAAATTCCCAGAGATCGAGCGAATCTTTGCACGCACGGGCACGGCAGAGATCGCGTCGGACCCCATGCCGCCCAACATCTCGGACGGCTACATCATGCTCAAACCGATGAGTGAGTGGCCTGAGCCCAGAAAAACCCGCGACGAACTACTCGCCGCTATTCAAGGGGTGATCGGGAAGATCCCCGGCAACAACTACGAGTTCTCGCAACCCATCCAGCTTCGCTTCAACGAACTGATCTCAGGCGTGCGAAGCGATGTGGCGGTCAAGATCTTCGGCGACGACATGGACGTTTTGAACAAGACGGCCGAGGAAGTCTCTGCGATGCTGCAAAAGATCCAGGGTGCCTCGGAAGTGAAAGTCGAGCAGACGACGGGCCTGCCCATGCTCACGGTCAACATCGACCGCCAGAAGGCGGCCCGCTACGGCTTGAACGTGGCCGACATCCAGGAGACCGTTGCGACGGCCATCGGGGGCCGGGAGGCGGGAACGCTGTTCGAGGGCGATCGGCGCTTTGACATTCTGGTGCGCCTGCCGGAGACGCTGCGCAACGATCTGGAGGGCATGAAGCGCCTGCCCATCCCACTTCCCCGATCGGCGTCGGGTACTGAGGCCCGTACCAACTTCATTCCGCTGGGCGAAGTCGCCAGCTTCGAGCTGGCACCCGGGCCTAACCAAGTGAGCCGGGAGAACGGCAAGCGGCGTATCGTGGTCAGCGCCAATGTGCGAGGCCGGGATGTCGGATCATTCGTCTCTGACGCGGAGCAAGGGCTCGCGCAGATCAAGATTCCTACCGGCTACTGGACAAGTTGGGGCGGTACGTTCGAAAACCTTCAGTCTGCCACCCGGCGTCTGCAGATCGTGGTGCCAGCATCCCTGCTGCTGGTCTTCGTGCTGCTGTTCGCCATGTTCGGCAATGTCAAGGACGGCCTGCTCGTATTCACTGGCATCCCCTTTGCTTTGACGGGCGGCATCCTGGCTCTCTGGCTGCGCGATATCCCGATGTCGATTTCCGCCGCCGTGGGATTCATCGCGCTGTCGGGCGTCGCTGTGCTGAACGGCCTAGTGATGATCTCGTACATCCGCAGCCTGCGAGAGGAAGGCGTCCCCCTGGACACTGCCATCCGTGAGGGGGCCTTGACCCGCCTGCGGCCAGTGCTCATGACCGCGCTGGTCGCCTCGCTGGGCTTCATACCCATGGCGATCGCTACCGGTACGGGCGCCGAGGTCCAGCGACCATTGGCAACGGTGGTGATCGGCGGGATCCTTTCTTCAACCCTGCTTACCCTGCTGGTGCTGCCCATCCTCTACCGGCTGGCACACCGGCCCGATGAGCAGGACGAAGACGTCTCCGCAGAGCCGACTCACCCGAACGCGCCCTCAACGGTGTGA